ACGATTGCTGACGTAGAAAGAATCTTCCTCATGCTCGAGGCACGGGGCTACTCAGAGGAAGACCGGGAGAACATCGCCTGGAAGAATTGGGTGCGGTTTTTGAAAAAGGCTTGGGCTTAACAGGTAATAATTGGGACCACAAAATATCCACACCTGCTTGAGTCATATTGCTGCTATAGTTGTGCAAGACTGATTTTGTGTCTTCTGTACTACTTTCCGGTAGAATTTTGTTTTTAAAGCAACGTTTTAATATCCCCACTCTTCACCACGAACTTCGTGAATAGCTGGTATTAAAATAAGTTCGAAGAAAAATGCTTAAACTACGAAAAACGCAGAATTACGCAAAAACCTGAAAGCACAACTGATTTTGCAAACAGATCCTGCTCGTGAAATGGTAATTCCCAGGCAGCGGAACCACCCATGCTGTGCCCGATAACCGACCGCATTTCCGGATCAATGCGATACCATTCGCACACTTCTCGGACCAATGCACCCAACATCTTCCAGTGCCAGTTAGAATAGATGGCACCATCTGGAGAAAGAGGGCACAAAGGTAAAACGACAATTGCTGGCAGATCGCTGAATGACGAATTTCGTTCTATTAACTGATCGATCTTTGGTGTCCCTCCTCCATGGAGGTATAGGATCATTGGCCATAATCGATCCGAATCAGATTCGTAGTCTGCAGGAAGTGTAATTACATACTGATACTTTATTTCTGTATCGAAGCTTAGCTCAATTTGGTGCTCACGTGTTTCGTAGCCCTTGGCCTGATTTTGAGCGAGTAGCCATACTGGTAAACAGAACAGGGAGGAGATTATTAGAATCCGAATCTTATCTCCTCTGTTCATGAATCGTTTATCGAGCATCCGCATTGGTGACAATTGGCTCGTGTGGGTGTCGTCTCTTTGTTCCTCGAAATGGCAATTGAGTCCTGCCCATTTTCGAGAAGTTCAAAGCAAACATCGAATATTACGGTCACCTTCTGTACTGGAATCCCGGAATCTTTGCTCCCAATTGCTCGGGCAATGAATCGGCAGTGTGTTTTTTGTGGCTTTCGAGCATTTGGAGCAGTGAGGCGACGATTTTCGGATGCTCATCCGCAACGTCGTAGGCCTCTGATATATCTTTCTCCAGGTTGTAAAGCTCTGGTTTCTCCAATTTGATTCTTCTACCGTAGTTAACCGCTTCGCGTTGCTCGGTGTGGAGCTTCCACGGGCCTGAACGAACCGCATCTAATTGGCCGGTGTTCCAATAGAAGAATTCCTTACGAGGACTTTTCCCTGTACCGAGCAACACAGGTGACAGATCGTAGCTGTCCATTTTACGATCGGTCGGTGATTTTGTTCCGGAGAGACTCGCGAACGTTGCCATCATGTCGATGGTCGATCCCATCTGATCGACAACGTCAGGTGGGAATCTTCCTGGTGCCCAGAAAATGGTTGGTACCCGTTGGCCGCCTTCGAAGTTGGTTCCTTTTCCTGCACGTAAGGGTCCGGCTGAGCCGCCATGAGTCCTGAATGAAAGCCATGGACCGTTATCGGAGGTGAACAGGACAATCGTTTTTTCATCCAGGTCGAGGTCGCGCAGGGTATTAAGAATCTGTCCTACGGTCCAATCGATTTCTTCAACAGTATCTCCAAACAGACCACGGATACTTTTCCCACGAAACGCTTCATCTGCAAAGAGTGGAATGTGAGTCATGGTGTGAGCCAGATAGAGGAAGAACGGTCGGTCCTTGTTTTTCTTGATAAACTCAACTCCTTTTTCGGCGTAGCGCCTTGTGATAGTATTTTGGTCGACCGGTTTTTCGATTTCCTTTTCGTTCTCCATAAGGGGAACATCGAAGTCGTTGTAGTCGGGATAAAAGTCGGGATCTTCGGCTTGCTCCCGGTAGTTAGGCGCGCCTTTGATTTTTGCCATATCGTTGGAGTAGGGGATTCCATAGTAGGAATCAAACCCCTGGGTCATTGGCAGATGTTGGGGTAAATGCCCCAAGTGCCATTTCCCGACTGCGGCGGTGGCGTAGTTTTTCTGTTTTAAAACTTCTGCAATCGTTACTTCTTCCTGAGGTAATCCGCCCGAAGAATCGGGAAACAATACGCCTCTTGCGGCAGAGGTCATGCCATTGCGAATTGGATAGCGACCAGTTAGCAAGCCCGCCCGGCTTGGAGTACAAATAGGGTCGGCTGAGTAGAACTGCGTCCATTTCTGCCCTTCTTCCGCCATGCGATCCAGGTGGGGTGTTTTGATGGTTGGATTTCCGAATGCTCTCAAATCGCCATAGCCGAGATCATCACAGAAAATAACGACAAAGTTGGGTTGGTGATGGTCTGCG
This portion of the Verrucomicrobiota bacterium genome encodes:
- a CDS encoding alpha/beta hydrolase-fold protein, translating into MNRGDKIRILIISSLFCLPVWLLAQNQAKGYETREHQIELSFDTEIKYQYVITLPADYESDSDRLWPMILYLHGGGTPKIDQLIERNSSFSDLPAIVVLPLCPLSPDGAIYSNWHWKMLGALVREVCEWYRIDPEMRSVIGHSMGGSAAWELPFHEQDLFAKSVVLSGFCVILRFS
- a CDS encoding sulfatase codes for the protein MKLKLLLPLLLLFPFAFLSADHHQPNFVVIFCDDLGYGDLRAFGNPTIKTPHLDRMAEEGQKWTQFYSADPICTPSRAGLLTGRYPIRNGMTSAARGVLFPDSSGGLPQEEVTIAEVLKQKNYATAAVGKWHLGHLPQHLPMTQGFDSYYGIPYSNDMAKIKGAPNYREQAEDPDFYPDYNDFDVPLMENEKEIEKPVDQNTITRRYAEKGVEFIKKNKDRPFFLYLAHTMTHIPLFADEAFRGKSIRGLFGDTVEEIDWTVGQILNTLRDLDLDEKTIVLFTSDNGPWLSFRTHGGSAGPLRAGKGTNFEGGQRVPTIFWAPGRFPPDVVDQMGSTIDMMATFASLSGTKSPTDRKMDSYDLSPVLLGTGKSPRKEFFYWNTGQLDAVRSGPWKLHTEQREAVNYGRRIKLEKPELYNLEKDISEAYDVADEHPKIVASLLQMLESHKKHTADSLPEQLGAKIPGFQYRR